A stretch of DNA from Streptomyces venezuelae:
TTCCCGCGGACGGCTTCCGCGGGAACAGCGCCGGTCACGCCGTATGTGAGGGTCCCGCCCACACCGTCGCCCCGAGTCGGACGGTGTCGAGCGGCGGCCGGGCCGGCGGCTGCCGGCTCGCGCTGGACCGTGTTGGACCGTGCTCGATCGATCGTGGTCGAACGAGTCGGATCAGCTTTCGGCCAGGATGTGGGACAGCTCCTTGTCGAGGTCGAAGTGCCGATGCTCGGTCCCGGGTGGAACCGCGGCGTCGGTCCGCTTCAGGAACGACTCCAGTGCTCGGGCGGGTGCTTCGAGCAGGGCTTCTCCCTCCGGTGAGCTCAGGGCGATGCAGACGACGCCCTGGCCGTGGCTACGGGACGGCCAGACCCGGACGTCTCCGGTACCGGTGGGCCGGTGCAGGCCCTCGGCGAGGAGGTCGCGGGCAAACACCCATTCGACCGTCTCCTCGGCGCCGGTGTGGAAGGTGGCGTGCACGGCGTAGGGGTCGGCCGTGTCATACCGCAGGCCCGCGGGAACAGGCAGAGAGGACTCGCTCGACACAACGAGGCGCAGGTGCAGCTCGCAGCTGACCGTGGTGTTCATAAGCGCCAGGGCCTTTCGCTCAGTGTGCGCTCGGGGATTCGCACGTCGGCGAAATCGACATGCCACCTACGGTGCCGTTGTAAACCCCTCTGACCGTTTTGCGGACCTTCGGGTCCCTCGGACGGCGGATCCAAACGGCCATTCACGTGTGCTTTCGGCTCGGGTAGATTCCTGCCCATGAATACGGGGAGTAACGAGGGTCAGGCCGCCGATATGACCGAGACGGAGCAACCGCTCGGCTCACGGGCGCCCGCCTTCATCCAGGCACGCAGAACCCTTCACCTGAGCTGGCAGGTCGGCGTCTTCATCGTCGGCCTCGCCGTCGTGATCACGGGCATCATCCTGCTGCCCCTGCCCGGACCGGGCTGGGTGATCATCTTCGGTGGCATGGCGATCTGGGCGACCGAGTTCGTCTGGGCCCAGCTCGTGCTGCGCTGGACCAAGCGCAAGGTCACCGAGGCCGCCCAGAAGGCGCTCGACCCCAGGGTCCGCCGCCGCAACATCATCCTGACCTCGATCGGCCTGGTGATCACCGGCGCCCTGCTCGGCGTGTACCTCTGGAAGTACGGCATGACCATGCCCTGGGACCTCAAGGGCGAGTGATCGGCGGCCGGCCGCGGGCGGCCGGGCGCGATGGTCAAAGGCACCGCTGACATGGGGTAATGTTTGCGGTGCGCCCGGGCGATTAGCTCAGTGGGAGAGCGCTTCGTTCACACCGAAGAGGTCACTGGTTCGAACCCAGTATCGCCCACCCGGACGAAGGCCCGGAGACTTCTCGAAGTCTCCGGGCCTTCGGCGCGGTGGCCTACCGCAGCCTGCCGAGGGCCGCCCGGAGCCGCCGGGCGTCCCGCAGCCGCTTCTCGTACGTCGCCCCCACCGCCAGCAGTAGCACCCCCGCCAGGGCCGGCGGCAGCCAGCGCGGCAGGGCGTCGGCCACCTGCACCACGTACGGCATCAGCTCGTGCAGCGCGTCCAGCGCCAGCACGGCCCCGCCCAGCAGCAGCGGGGCCTGGAGCCGGCGGTGCGCCCCGGCCAGGGTCACCGCCAGCGCGGCCACCCCCAGCAGCAGCGGGCGCAGCCAGTGCGCGTCCCCCCAGGCCGCGACCAGGCTCGGCAGCAGGGTGGCCGCCAGGCCCGGCCCGTACGCCGCCCAGGACGAGGCCTGTGGGTCCCGGCGGCGCCGCAGCAGGCCCACCGCCAGCGCGGGCACCGTCACGGGCAGCGTGTACGCCTCCGGGACCTGCACCCCGGACGCCACCAGCCGCACCCAGGTCGCAGCCACCAACAGCACCCCGGCCGCGTAGCCGAGGCCGCGCCGGTCCGCCCGTACCGCAGCGCCCGCGCACACCACCCCCGCCAGTGCCAGCAGCAGCGCCAGCCAGGCCGGCTCCGCGGCGGCCAGGGCCACCGCCAGGCCGCCCGCCACGGCCGCCACGAGCTCCACCGGCAGCCGGGGGACCGCGCCGTCCCGTCCCGGCGGCCGGACGGCCACCGCCGCCGGGACGGCCAGCACCAGCAGCCCCCAGGTGTGCACCGGGAGCCCGAGCACGGCCCCCAGGGCCGTCAGCAGCCCCGTCGCACACCCGACGGCCCCCACCGCCGCCCCGGCCCGCAGCCAGGCCGGAGCGGGCCGGTACGCCGCAGCCCTGGCGCACGACGCCCCCAGCGCCCCGAGCACCGCGAAGGTGGCCACCCGGCCGTCCAGCGCCGCCACCGCCACGGCAACGGCCCCCAGCAGCGCACACACCGCCGCCACCAGCCCGGCCGCCCGCACCCCGCCCGGCCGCGAACCGTCCGGCCCCCGGCCGGACCACCGCAGCGCCAGGGCCAGCGCCGCCACCGACACCGCCACCTGCACCGCCGGCACCACGGGCACCGCGGCCACCGGCAGCAGCGGCGCCGTGAACAGTCCGGCCCACCCCAGGGCCACCGCCACCCCGCGCGGCTCCGGCCGCCGCAGCAGCCGCTCCAGCAGCCCCGCAGCAGCCGCCGCCAACAGCAGCACCACCGGCACCGCCGCCCCCGGCCACAGCACCGCCGCAGCCGGTTCCGAGGCCTGCCAGGGCTCGGCCGCCACCGTCAGCCGAGCCGCCTGCGCCACCCCGGCCGCCGGCAGCACCACCAGCACCGCCAGCCCCGCGACCACCGCCCCGGCCATCGCCGTCCCCAGCCGGACCGGCCGCGGCACGCGGGGCGCCCGTACCGCCCCCAGCAGCGGCAGCGCCACCGCCAGGTGGACCACCACCGTCCACTCCGAGTCCCAGGACGGCCGCAGCAGCCCGCCCAGCGCGCCCACGGCCGCGAAACCGCCCGCCGCAGCCGACGCGTACCCCACCGGGCCCGCCGCCCGCCAGGCCACCGCCACACAGCCGGCCGCCAGCGCGGCGAGCAGCAGCGAGGGGGCCACCGCCCCGGTGCCCGCCGACACCGTCAGCCCGGTCAGCAGCACCGCCGAGCCGGACACCGCCGCCGACACCCCGGCGCACCACCGCACGGCCGCCCCGGCCCGGATCCACAGCGCGAGCCCGGCGGCCGGCGCCGCGGTGGCCAGCAGCGCCCAGCCCACCCCGGTGGCCCCGGCCCCCGCGGCCAGTGCCGCCAGCGGCAACGGCAGCTGCCCGGTCAGCACCGCGGCGGGCAGCGGCATCCGCAGCGGGCGCAGGGCCAGCCCGTACCCCGCCCAGACCGCCGCCAGCACCGCCGCGGCCCCGGCCGCGTACGCCAGGCCGTCCGTGTCCGACAGACCCACCGCATACAGGGCGTACGCGTCCAGCACCGTCAGCGTCAGACCCACCCCCGCCACCGATTCGGCGGTGGACCGCAGCCCCCGGCGCAGCAGCAGCGCGGGCGCCGCCAGCGCCGCCGCGGTCACCGCGGCCAGCACCGCCGACCGGCCCCCGATCCCCATCGAGCCCCAGCTCACCAGCGTGAACGCCAGCGCCGCCACCCCGAGCAGCACCGCACCCAGGGTCAGCAGCACGTTCTGGGCGCCGGGCGCCGAAGCCTCCGCCGGCCGTGCCGGTGCCGCCTGGGCCGGCCAGGGCCGCGCGGCGGCCTCCAGCCGCCCCAGCAGCCAGGCCCGCCGGCCCAGCAAATAGACCCGGCGCGCATCGAGTTGGACCAGTTCACGGTCGACGAGCACCAGCTCCTCGGCCGGTGGCAGGGCGTTTTCCATGGTTCGCAGTGTGGTGCCGGTCACCCGGCCCGCACATGGGTACGCATACTCATCTCAATGGACTGGAGTCACTACCGCTTCCGCAGCGTCTGGGACCTCGCCGCCCCGCCCGCCCGCGTGTACGCCGTGCTGGAACGCCCCCTCGACTACCCGCTCTGGTGGCCCCAGATCCGCGAGGTCACCCCCGACCCCGCCGACGATCGGATCGGCACCGCCGTGTTCCGCTCCTTCCTGCCGTACGCGCTCCGCGTCACCGCCACCGAACGGCCGGCCGACCCCGCCCGCCGGGTGCTGGAGGCCGCCCTGGCGGGAGACCTCGAAGGGTGGGTGCGGTGGACTGTGCTGCCCCACGGCGCGGGCGGCACCCGGGTCGTGTACGAGCAGGAGGTCGTCGTCCGCCAGCCGCTGATGCGCGCTCTGGCGGTCCCCGGGAGGCCGTTCTTCCGGCTCAACCACGCCCTGATGATGCGCTCCGGACGGCGCGGTCTGGCCGCCTGGCTGGAAGCGGTTTGAACGAACCCCGGCCGGGCCTGTATGGTTCAGTCCGTTCCCGGGCGATTAGCTCAGCGGGAGAGCACTTCGTTCACACCGAAGGGGTCACTGGTTCGATCCCAGTATCGCCCACACCGGGAGAAGCCGGTCCGTCCCAGACGGACCGGCTCTTTCGTGTTCTCCCGTGCCCTCAGGCGGCCGTGGACAGCTCCGGCCGGACCGGCCAGTGCGGATCCACCGCCTCCTCCGAACCGTTGCGCGCGAACCAGGCCTGCAGTCCGCGGGCCTGCGCCGCATGCCACACCGCCTGCAGGGTGTGCAGCTCGGCCGGGGTCAGCCGCTCCAGCCGGGGCGCGAACCGGCGCCCCACCGCCCGGACCACCTCCAGCGAGGCCAGGGCGTCCGCCGCCGCGTCATGCGCTCCCTCCAGCTCTATGCCGTAGTGCGCGCACAGATCGGTCAGGGTCCGCCGGCCCTTGCGGTAGCGGTCCAGATGCTTGTCCAGCACCCGCGGATCCAGCACCGTCAGCGGCCGGTTGTCCAGATACCGGGTCAGTGAGGACGCCCGGTGCCGACGCAACTCCCGGTCCAGCAGCGTCAGATCGAACGGCGCGTTCATCACCACCACCGGCCGGCCGGCCACCTGCTGCTCGGCCAGGGTGCGGGCTATCTCCTCCACCACCGGGGCCGGCCAGCGGCCGTTGCGCTGGAGATGGTCGTCGGTCAGGCCGTGCACCTCGGTGGCGCCCGGCGGTACCGGAACACCGGGATTGACCAGCCAGCGAGTTGCCCGGGCCCGGCCGCCCGCGCACTCCTGGACGACGATCGCGGCGGACACGATGCGGTCCTCCTCGACGTCCACCCCGGTGGTTTCTGTGTCGAATGCGGCCAGCGGGCCCTCGTACCAGCGCGTCATGGCGAACTCCTCGTCCCCGAACGGCAGGCGAGGCCTGCCCGCATCCGTGATACCCGGGAGGTTTGCCCGGTACGCCGTTTGCGGCGCGTCGGCTGCGGAGACAACTCCGTTGGGGGGCCGTACAGGTGAACGGTCGTCACAATCCGGCCAGTCGAGCCTGGAAGGCATGGGGAGCCATGGCGCTCGCGCATCCCGAGCCGGGTGAGGTGCTGCGCGGCAGCCTCGCCACCACCGCCTGCATGGAAACCCTCCAGGTGGGCTATCTGCACGCGGTCGCCGCCGCCGCGGGCTGCTCGCTGTCCCAGCCGTTCCCGGACAACGGCATCGACTGGCACGTCAGCCACGGCGCGGCCGAGCACACGGTCGACGACGAGGTCACCGTCAAGGTGCAGCTGAAGGCCACCTACCAGGTGGCCGCCCGGCCGCCCGGGCCGACCTTCGCCTTCACCCTGGACAACGAGCACCTGCAGAAACTGGCCCGGACCCCGGTCGCCGTCCACAAGATCCTCGTGGTGATGGTCGTACCGCGGGAGCGCCGGGACTGGCTCGACGCCCGGCACGAGCGGCTGGGCCTGCGGCACTGCTGCTACTGGACCAACCTGGCCGGCCACCCCGTGACGGGCCGGCGCCGCACCACCGTCCGGATCCCGACCTCGAGGATCTTCGACGACCGCGCGCTGTGCGAGATCATGACCCGGGTCGGGTCGGGAGGGACACCCTGATGCACTGGCAGTCGCCGAAGCCCGAGCCCGCCACCGATCTCCCGGGCCTGGACCCGGGACAGGTCGACCCGGCCGTCCTGGCCGCCCTGTTGCACCGGCACGGCTGGCAGCGGCGCGGGGGCGCCGCCGGCCGGTACGGCCGCTGGACACCGCCCGGCCGGGCCGGCACCAGCCTGCTGGTCCCGGAGAACCGTGCCTTCCCGGACTGCACGGACCTGCTGGACGAGGCGATCACCGCGCTCGGCCGCAGCGGGCTCCCCTCGGCCCGGGAGGTGCTGTACGGGCTGACCGTGCCGAGCGACGAAATCCGCTGGGCCCGCGAGACGGCGCCGGCCGCCGAGTCCTCCTGGACCGCACAGGAACAACTCCGGTCGGCGGCCCGGCACCTGCTGGTCGCGGGCGCCCTCGCCGACCGGGCCCGGGCCGG
This window harbors:
- a CDS encoding SsgA family sporulation/cell division regulator: MNTTVSCELHLRLVVSSESSLPVPAGLRYDTADPYAVHATFHTGAEETVEWVFARDLLAEGLHRPTGTGDVRVWPSRSHGQGVVCIALSSPEGEALLEAPARALESFLKRTDAAVPPGTEHRHFDLDKELSHILAES
- a CDS encoding TIGR02611 family protein — encoded protein: MNTGSNEGQAADMTETEQPLGSRAPAFIQARRTLHLSWQVGVFIVGLAVVITGIILLPLPGPGWVIIFGGMAIWATEFVWAQLVLRWTKRKVTEAAQKALDPRVRRRNIILTSIGLVITGALLGVYLWKYGMTMPWDLKGE
- a CDS encoding SCO7613 C-terminal domain-containing membrane protein, whose protein sequence is MENALPPAEELVLVDRELVQLDARRVYLLGRRAWLLGRLEAAARPWPAQAAPARPAEASAPGAQNVLLTLGAVLLGVAALAFTLVSWGSMGIGGRSAVLAAVTAAALAAPALLLRRGLRSTAESVAGVGLTLTVLDAYALYAVGLSDTDGLAYAAGAAAVLAAVWAGYGLALRPLRMPLPAAVLTGQLPLPLAALAAGAGATGVGWALLATAAPAAGLALWIRAGAAVRWCAGVSAAVSGSAVLLTGLTVSAGTGAVAPSLLLAALAAGCVAVAWRAAGPVGYASAAAGGFAAVGALGGLLRPSWDSEWTVVVHLAVALPLLGAVRAPRVPRPVRLGTAMAGAVVAGLAVLVVLPAAGVAQAARLTVAAEPWQASEPAAAVLWPGAAVPVVLLLAAAAAGLLERLLRRPEPRGVAVALGWAGLFTAPLLPVAAVPVVPAVQVAVSVAALALALRWSGRGPDGSRPGGVRAAGLVAAVCALLGAVAVAVAALDGRVATFAVLGALGASCARAAAYRPAPAWLRAGAAVGAVGCATGLLTALGAVLGLPVHTWGLLVLAVPAAVAVRPPGRDGAVPRLPVELVAAVAGGLAVALAAAEPAWLALLLALAGVVCAGAAVRADRRGLGYAAGVLLVAATWVRLVASGVQVPEAYTLPVTVPALAVGLLRRRRDPQASSWAAYGPGLAATLLPSLVAAWGDAHWLRPLLLGVAALAVTLAGAHRRLQAPLLLGGAVLALDALHELMPYVVQVADALPRWLPPALAGVLLLAVGATYEKRLRDARRLRAALGRLR
- a CDS encoding SRPBCC family protein, whose amino-acid sequence is MDWSHYRFRSVWDLAAPPARVYAVLERPLDYPLWWPQIREVTPDPADDRIGTAVFRSFLPYALRVTATERPADPARRVLEAALAGDLEGWVRWTVLPHGAGGTRVVYEQEVVVRQPLMRALAVPGRPFFRLNHALMMRSGRRGLAAWLEAV
- a CDS encoding 3'-5' exonuclease codes for the protein MTRWYEGPLAAFDTETTGVDVEEDRIVSAAIVVQECAGGRARATRWLVNPGVPVPPGATEVHGLTDDHLQRNGRWPAPVVEEIARTLAEQQVAGRPVVVMNAPFDLTLLDRELRRHRASSLTRYLDNRPLTVLDPRVLDKHLDRYRKGRRTLTDLCAHYGIELEGAHDAAADALASLEVVRAVGRRFAPRLERLTPAELHTLQAVWHAAQARGLQAWFARNGSEEAVDPHWPVRPELSTAA
- a CDS encoding DUF4365 domain-containing protein, whose product is MALAHPEPGEVLRGSLATTACMETLQVGYLHAVAAAAGCSLSQPFPDNGIDWHVSHGAAEHTVDDEVTVKVQLKATYQVAARPPGPTFAFTLDNEHLQKLARTPVAVHKILVVMVVPRERRDWLDARHERLGLRHCCYWTNLAGHPVTGRRRTTVRIPTSRIFDDRALCEIMTRVGSGGTP